A genome region from Thalassococcus arenae includes the following:
- the clpB gene encoding ATP-dependent chaperone ClpB, giving the protein MNLEKFTERSRGFIQAAQTIAMRESHQKLAPEHILKALLDDDQGLASNLITRAAGAPERVRQALDTKLAKIPKVGGDAGQIYLDSATGRVLDEAEKIATKAGDSFVPVERILMALAMVKSPAKEALEAGAVTAQQLNEAINDIRKGRTADTASAEEGYDALKKYARDLTEAAREGKIDPIIGRDEEIRRAMQVLSRRTKNNPVLIGEPGVGKTAIAEGLALRIVNGDVPESLRNKKLLSLDMGALIAGAKYRGEFEERLKAVLSEVTGAAGEIILFIDEMHTLVGAGKADGAMDASNLLKPALARGELHCVGATTLDEYRKHVEKDAALARRFQPLMVEEPTVEDTISILRGIKEKYELHHGVRISDSALVSAAMLSHRYITDRFLPDKAIDLMDEAASRLRMEVDSKPEELDALDRDILQKQIEVEALKKEEDQASKDRLEKLEKELGDLQQQSAAMTAQWQAERDKLASARDIKEQLDRARAELDQAKREGNLARAGELSYGVIPGLEKQLKEAEEGDEVMVDEAVRPEHIASVVERWTGIPTAKMLEGEREKLLRMEDDLHRRVIGQDAAVKAVSNAVRRARAGLNDENRPLGSFLFLGPTGVGKTELTKAVAEFLFDDEHAMVRVDMSEFMEKHSVARLIGAPPGYVGYDEGGVLTEAVRRRPYQVVLFDEVEKAHPDVFNVLLQVLDDGVLTDGQGRTVDFKQTLILLTSNLGSQALSQLPDGADSAQARRDVMDAVRAHFRPEFLNRLDETIIFDRLKREDMDGIVDIQLARLLRRLAARKIMLELDSGAKTWLAEEGYDPVFGARPLKRVIQRALQDPLAEMLLAGDIKDGDTVPVSAGADGLIIGDRIAASNRPRPDDAVVH; this is encoded by the coding sequence ATGAACTTGGAGAAGTTCACCGAGCGGTCGCGCGGCTTTATCCAGGCCGCTCAGACGATCGCCATGCGGGAAAGCCACCAGAAACTGGCCCCCGAACACATTCTCAAGGCACTGTTGGACGACGACCAGGGGCTGGCCAGCAACCTGATAACCCGCGCGGCCGGTGCGCCCGAACGCGTGCGGCAGGCACTGGATACCAAGCTGGCCAAGATTCCTAAGGTCGGCGGTGATGCCGGGCAGATCTATCTGGATTCGGCGACCGGTCGCGTGCTGGACGAGGCGGAAAAGATCGCGACCAAGGCCGGCGACAGTTTCGTCCCGGTCGAGCGCATCCTGATGGCGTTGGCGATGGTGAAAAGCCCCGCCAAGGAGGCACTCGAAGCCGGGGCCGTCACTGCGCAGCAGCTGAACGAAGCTATCAACGACATTCGCAAGGGTCGCACCGCGGATACGGCCAGCGCCGAAGAAGGCTATGACGCGCTGAAGAAATATGCCCGCGATCTGACCGAGGCGGCGCGCGAGGGAAAGATCGACCCGATCATCGGCCGCGACGAGGAAATCCGCCGCGCCATGCAGGTGCTCAGCCGCCGGACCAAGAACAACCCGGTTCTGATCGGTGAACCCGGCGTCGGCAAGACCGCCATCGCCGAAGGTCTCGCCCTGCGCATCGTCAATGGCGACGTGCCCGAAAGCCTGCGCAACAAGAAACTGCTCAGCCTCGACATGGGCGCGCTGATCGCCGGTGCGAAATACCGCGGCGAATTCGAAGAGCGGCTCAAGGCCGTGCTGTCCGAAGTGACCGGCGCGGCGGGCGAGATCATCCTGTTCATCGACGAGATGCACACGCTGGTGGGCGCAGGCAAGGCGGATGGCGCGATGGACGCGTCGAACCTGCTGAAACCGGCGCTGGCACGGGGCGAATTGCACTGCGTCGGGGCCACGACGCTGGATGAATACCGCAAACATGTGGAAAAGGACGCGGCGCTGGCTCGCCGGTTTCAGCCCCTGATGGTCGAAGAACCGACGGTCGAAGACACGATTTCCATCCTGCGCGGTATCAAGGAAAAGTACGAGCTGCACCACGGCGTGCGGATTTCGGACTCGGCGCTGGTGTCGGCGGCAATGCTCAGCCATCGCTACATCACCGACAGGTTCCTGCCCGACAAGGCCATCGACCTGATGGATGAGGCGGCCAGCCGGTTGCGTATGGAGGTCGACAGCAAGCCCGAGGAACTGGACGCGCTGGACCGCGACATCCTGCAGAAGCAGATCGAGGTCGAGGCGCTCAAGAAGGAAGAGGACCAGGCCTCCAAGGACCGGCTGGAAAAGCTGGAAAAGGAACTGGGTGATCTGCAGCAGCAATCTGCCGCGATGACGGCGCAATGGCAGGCCGAACGCGACAAGCTGGCCAGCGCCCGTGACATCAAGGAACAGCTTGACCGCGCGCGCGCAGAGCTCGACCAGGCCAAGCGCGAGGGCAACCTGGCCCGCGCGGGCGAGTTGTCGTACGGCGTGATCCCGGGTTTGGAAAAGCAGCTCAAGGAAGCCGAGGAAGGCGACGAGGTGATGGTGGACGAGGCCGTGCGCCCCGAACATATCGCATCGGTCGTCGAACGCTGGACCGGCATCCCGACGGCCAAGATGCTGGAAGGCGAACGCGAGAAACTGCTGCGGATGGAAGATGACCTGCACAGGCGGGTCATCGGCCAGGATGCCGCGGTCAAGGCGGTGTCGAATGCCGTGCGCCGGGCACGCGCCGGGCTGAACGACGAGAACCGCCCGCTGGGCAGCTTCCTGTTCCTGGGCCCCACCGGCGTGGGCAAGACCGAGTTGACCAAGGCGGTGGCCGAGTTCCTGTTCGACGACGAACACGCGATGGTGCGGGTCGATATGTCGGAGTTCATGGAAAAGCATTCCGTCGCCCGTCTGATCGGCGCGCCTCCGGGCTATGTCGGCTATGACGAAGGCGGTGTGCTGACCGAAGCGGTGCGGCGCCGGCCCTACCAGGTCGTGCTGTTCGACGAGGTCGAAAAGGCGCATCCGGATGTGTTCAACGTCTTGTTGCAGGTGCTGGATGACGGCGTGTTGACCGACGGTCAGGGCCGCACGGTCGACTTCAAGCAGACGCTGATCTTGCTGACGTCGAACCTTGGGTCGCAGGCTCTGTCGCAGCTCCCGGACGGGGCCGACAGCGCTCAGGCGCGGCGCGACGTGATGGATGCGGTGCGGGCCCATTTCCGCCCCGAATTCCTCAATCGACTGGACGAGACGATCATTTTCGACCGGCTCAAGCGCGAAGACATGGACGGGATCGTCGATATCCAGTTGGCACGTTTGCTGCGGCGTCTGGCGGCGCGCAAGATCATGCTGGAACTGGACAGCGGCGCCAAGACCTGGCTGGCGGAAGAAGGCTATGACCCTGTCTTCGGCGCACGCCCGCTCAAGCGTGTGATCCAGCGCGCCCTGCAGGATCCGCTGGCCGAAATGCTGTTGGCAGGAGACATCAAAGACGGCGATACCGTGCCTGTCAGCGCCGGAGCCGACGGATTGATCATCGGCGATCGGATCGCGGCATCGAACCGCCCCCGTCCGGACGACGCGGTCGTTCATTGA
- a CDS encoding calcium-binding protein, producing MATIFETADAAGDPFTVYSNYNITSGDTFEGGFGVGDTDDRINATNLIAGETVTFSLEVDSWSGTFEFALYNPANYHAFRLFADENGIVHQTPGATSFGQFTNFSFTSGVLRFDFTPDNTMTGVIQVMNHTGAPATYSVDVAVADPYGITEGADNVTGLASADDVDLLGGDDTFAGGEGNDSVRGSAGADSILGEGGDDEIDGGTGRDTIDGGDGNDTAFGGNGTDSLNGQAGNDYLHGGAHDDVLNGGEGNDTLIGASGSDVLSGGADDDTLNGGNSDDTLSGDAGADKLLGGKGDDVLDGGDDADHLDGGFGNDTMTGGTGADVFNIGIASGQDRIEDFELGIDKIDVTTLGFDGLDDMALSQVGADALVDLGGGNTILLAGIDSATLSANDFELLPSQITGTAFKDNLVGSAVNDVISADGGDDKIQGLDGDDELYGQGGRDLIYGGAGNDTAIGGNGNDRIFGGQGEDNLAGGYNNDSLFGDEDNDTLSGNHGNDRLDGGAGDDVLNGGIGHDYLTGGSGADSFVFNANSGRDTITDFENGVDVMNLQSLGLTGFGDLAISQNGADAFVLMPGSMANSITLTGIDISDLDAGDFLF from the coding sequence ATGGCAACGATTTTCGAAACCGCGGACGCAGCGGGCGATCCGTTCACCGTATACAGCAACTACAACATCACATCCGGGGACACCTTCGAAGGCGGATTCGGCGTCGGAGACACCGACGATCGCATCAACGCAACCAACCTGATCGCCGGCGAGACAGTGACCTTTTCGCTGGAAGTCGACAGCTGGTCAGGCACGTTCGAATTCGCTCTCTACAACCCGGCGAACTACCATGCCTTCCGCCTGTTCGCGGATGAAAACGGGATCGTTCACCAGACGCCCGGAGCGACTTCGTTCGGGCAATTCACGAATTTCAGTTTCACCAGCGGTGTGCTGCGCTTCGACTTCACGCCCGACAACACCATGACCGGGGTCATCCAGGTCATGAACCATACCGGCGCACCGGCGACATATTCGGTCGATGTGGCCGTGGCCGATCCCTATGGCATTACCGAAGGCGCGGACAACGTCACCGGCCTTGCCTCGGCAGATGACGTGGACCTGCTTGGCGGTGACGATACGTTTGCCGGTGGCGAAGGCAACGACAGCGTGCGGGGCTCGGCTGGCGCCGACAGCATTCTGGGGGAAGGCGGCGATGACGAAATCGACGGCGGAACCGGCAGGGACACGATCGACGGTGGCGACGGAAACGACACCGCATTCGGTGGTAACGGAACCGACAGCCTGAATGGTCAGGCCGGAAACGACTACTTGCACGGCGGTGCCCATGACGATGTCCTGAACGGCGGAGAAGGCAACGACACGCTGATCGGCGCCAGCGGTAGCGACGTGCTTTCGGGCGGTGCGGACGACGATACGCTGAACGGCGGCAACAGCGACGACACCCTGTCGGGCGACGCAGGCGCCGACAAGCTGTTGGGCGGCAAGGGCGACGACGTCCTCGACGGCGGTGATGACGCCGACCACCTCGACGGCGGGTTCGGAAACGACACCATGACCGGAGGAACCGGCGCAGACGTGTTCAATATCGGCATCGCGTCCGGACAGGACCGCATCGAGGACTTTGAACTGGGCATCGACAAGATCGACGTCACCACCCTTGGTTTCGACGGTCTTGACGACATGGCGTTGTCCCAGGTCGGGGCCGACGCTCTTGTCGATCTCGGTGGTGGCAACACGATCCTGTTGGCTGGCATCGACTCGGCAACGCTGTCGGCGAACGACTTCGAGCTTTTGCCCAGCCAGATCACTGGTACGGCCTTCAAGGACAACCTGGTCGGTAGCGCCGTCAACGACGTCATCAGCGCAGATGGCGGCGACGACAAGATCCAGGGATTGGACGGCGACGATGAGCTCTACGGCCAGGGCGGGCGCGATCTGATCTACGGTGGTGCAGGCAATGACACGGCCATCGGCGGCAACGGCAATGACCGCATCTTCGGCGGCCAGGGCGAGGACAACCTGGCCGGCGGTTACAACAACGACTCGCTGTTCGGAGACGAAGACAACGACACCCTGTCCGGCAATCACGGCAACGACCGCCTGGATGGCGGCGCGGGCGACGATGTGCTCAATGGCGGTATCGGACACGACTACCTGACCGGCGGCAGCGGCGCGGACAGCTTCGTGTTCAATGCGAATTCCGGTCGCGATACCATCACCGACTTCGAAAACGGCGTCGACGTGATGAACTTGCAGTCGCTGGGACTGACCGGGTTCGGCGACCTTGCGATTTCCCAGAACGGGGCCGACGCGTTCGTGTTGATGCCGGGGTCAATGGCCAACAGCATCACGCTGACCGGTATCGACATCAGCGATCTCGACGCCGGCGATTTCCTTTTCTGA
- the msrQ gene encoding protein-methionine-sulfoxide reductase heme-binding subunit MsrQ, with the protein MLVDRINSWVRRIPNWTLYILYALPAPWLFYLGMTGGLGAEPIKALEHELGEIALQLLVIGLCITPLRRFLGINLIRFRRAFGLLAFFYVTLHLLVWLVLDVQILGQVWADIVKRPYITVGMVAFALMIPLAITSNNWSVRKLGTRWRALHKLTYAVGLLGATHFVMLSKGFQLEPLIYLAVILALLVLRGTAQRQGRAARSA; encoded by the coding sequence ATGCTTGTCGATCGGATCAACAGCTGGGTCAGGCGCATCCCGAACTGGACCCTTTATATACTGTATGCGCTGCCGGCTCCCTGGCTGTTCTATCTTGGCATGACTGGCGGACTTGGCGCCGAGCCGATCAAGGCGTTGGAACATGAACTCGGCGAGATCGCGCTTCAGCTGCTTGTCATCGGTTTGTGCATCACGCCCTTGCGCCGGTTTCTGGGTATCAACCTCATCCGGTTCCGGCGTGCGTTCGGCTTGCTGGCGTTCTTCTATGTCACCCTGCACTTGCTGGTCTGGTTGGTGCTGGACGTACAGATACTGGGGCAGGTATGGGCCGATATCGTCAAGCGACCCTACATCACTGTCGGAATGGTCGCGTTCGCGCTGATGATTCCTCTGGCGATCACATCGAACAACTGGTCGGTGCGCAAACTGGGTACGCGCTGGCGTGCGCTTCACAAGCTGACCTACGCGGTCGGGCTGCTGGGCGCGACGCACTTTGTAATGCTGAGCAAGGGCTTTCAGCTTGAACCGCTGATCTACCTGGCAGTGATCCTGGCATTGCTGGTGCTGCGGGGGACCGCGCAACGACAGGGCCGGGCTGCACGCTCGGCCTGA
- a CDS encoding fasciclin domain-containing protein yields MLRKTVLSLTAATALATAAIAGSMQKDIVDTAAAAGSFETLLAAATAAGLVDTLKGEGPLTVFAPTDEAFAALPEGTVEDLLKPENKDKLVAILTYHVIPGKVMSTDLQDDMTAATVQGGNIMIDLDNGVMINDASVVTADIEASNGVIHVIDKVILPAEG; encoded by the coding sequence ATGCTTCGCAAGACCGTTCTGTCCCTGACCGCTGCGACCGCACTGGCCACCGCCGCCATTGCAGGTTCGATGCAGAAAGATATCGTCGACACCGCAGCTGCAGCGGGCAGCTTCGAGACGCTGCTTGCCGCCGCCACCGCCGCCGGCCTGGTCGATACCCTGAAGGGTGAAGGCCCGCTGACCGTTTTCGCCCCCACCGACGAAGCCTTTGCCGCGCTGCCGGAAGGCACCGTCGAAGACCTGCTGAAGCCCGAGAACAAGGACAAGCTGGTTGCCATCCTGACCTACCATGTCATCCCGGGCAAAGTGATGTCGACCGACCTCCAGGACGACATGACCGCAGCCACCGTTCAGGGCGGCAACATCATGATCGATCTCGACAACGGCGTGATGATCAATGACGCGTCCGTGGTCACCGCCGATATCGAAGCGTCGAACGGCGTCATCCACGTGATCGACAAGGTGATCCTGCCCGCCGAGGGTTGA
- the pyrF gene encoding orotidine-5'-phosphate decarboxylase, protein MSDDRLIVALDVPNALEGLQMAETLGEAVSFYKIGLGMLTGGGLALANELKQEHGKRVFLDMKLFDIGATVEAAVRGLAQYDLDFLTVHGDPHVVRAAREGAAGSNLKILAVTILTSLDRADLDASLIREGAVPDLVAERAERAFQAGADGVIASPHEAAMIRALPQSAGRLIVTPGVRPAGADLGDQKRVATPAASIAAGADHIVVGRPIHRASDPLAAAKAIVAELAAARA, encoded by the coding sequence ATGTCCGATGACCGCCTGATTGTCGCCCTCGATGTTCCCAATGCGCTAGAGGGCCTGCAAATGGCCGAAACGCTTGGCGAGGCCGTTTCGTTCTACAAGATCGGGCTGGGGATGCTGACAGGCGGTGGCCTGGCGCTGGCCAACGAGTTGAAGCAAGAACACGGCAAGCGCGTTTTCCTGGACATGAAGCTGTTCGACATCGGCGCCACGGTCGAAGCGGCGGTGCGCGGTCTGGCGCAATATGATCTGGATTTCCTGACGGTGCACGGCGATCCGCATGTTGTCAGGGCGGCGCGCGAAGGCGCGGCCGGCTCGAATCTGAAAATCCTGGCTGTCACCATTCTCACTTCGCTTGACCGGGCCGATCTGGACGCCAGCCTGATCCGCGAAGGTGCCGTTCCCGATCTTGTGGCCGAACGCGCGGAACGCGCCTTTCAGGCCGGGGCCGATGGTGTGATTGCCTCGCCCCACGAGGCGGCGATGATCCGCGCGCTGCCGCAAAGCGCAGGCCGCTTGATCGTCACCCCCGGCGTGCGTCCCGCTGGCGCCGATCTGGGCGATCAGAAACGCGTGGCAACGCCGGCCGCTTCCATTGCCGCTGGCGCCGATCACATCGTGGTCGGCCGTCCGATCCACCGCGCGTCCGACCCGCTGGCCGCCGCAAAGGCGATCGTCGCAGAGCTTGCAGCGGCGCGAGCCTAG
- a CDS encoding glycosyltransferase family 2 protein — MKVAAMTMVYRDYWALSQWYKHHGSQLGERNLFVVSHGHDSKISEICPQASIITVPRDDLNGFDRNRAEMLNAFHAGLLQSYNWVMRTDADELICWDPARYNGLVDVFEKNTDWPVLTALGFDLVHMDGDKSGDALASHRNAAFSGHYSKSFASRRPVSFVLHGTKVAPKRLETFPFRMAPGVYLAHLKYADTSALDAATRVRKAVANGPGKGLPGPGWSRADEDAVKFFATFVKKDVVDWAEAERRAYAALSSKPARDERWNLVKARALKFDFRTELPSWFAEL; from the coding sequence ATGAAAGTTGCAGCAATGACAATGGTGTATCGTGATTACTGGGCGCTGTCCCAGTGGTACAAGCATCATGGTAGCCAGCTGGGCGAGCGCAACCTGTTCGTCGTGTCCCATGGCCATGACAGCAAGATCTCAGAGATTTGCCCGCAGGCCAGTATCATCACGGTGCCGAGAGACGACCTTAACGGTTTCGATCGCAATCGTGCTGAAATGCTCAATGCCTTCCACGCTGGATTGCTTCAATCCTACAATTGGGTGATGCGGACGGATGCGGATGAGCTGATTTGCTGGGATCCTGCGCGCTACAATGGACTGGTTGATGTGTTCGAAAAGAATACGGACTGGCCGGTTCTGACGGCGCTCGGGTTCGATCTGGTCCATATGGACGGCGACAAGTCCGGCGACGCACTCGCTTCGCATCGGAATGCCGCGTTCAGCGGACACTACAGCAAGTCATTCGCATCGCGGCGGCCCGTGTCGTTCGTGCTGCATGGCACCAAGGTTGCGCCGAAGCGTCTTGAAACCTTCCCGTTTCGAATGGCGCCGGGTGTCTATCTTGCTCACCTCAAATACGCCGACACGTCTGCATTGGACGCCGCGACACGCGTCCGAAAGGCAGTCGCCAATGGCCCAGGCAAGGGGTTGCCGGGGCCGGGTTGGTCAAGGGCGGACGAGGACGCAGTCAAGTTCTTCGCAACCTTCGTCAAGAAGGATGTTGTGGACTGGGCAGAGGCGGAACGGCGGGCCTACGCGGCCTTGAGCTCAAAGCCTGCGCGCGACGAAAGATGGAACCTTGTAAAGGCAAGGGCCCTCAAGTTCGATTTTCGGACAGAGCTGCCCTCCTGGTTCGCTGAACTTTGA
- a CDS encoding DUF302 domain-containing protein, with protein MFKTLLAAAVASLAFAASAAEVITYDTDESFEDVVFGLESAITNEGLVIDAVSHTGDMLERTRADVGSDTVLFEEAQIFSFCSAALSRKVMEADPMNIIYCPYDIFVFVRPDTPDVTTIGFRTFPAGPMEEIQALLDRIAKSAIGLD; from the coding sequence ATGTTCAAGACCTTGTTGGCAGCCGCCGTCGCCTCGCTGGCATTCGCCGCGTCGGCGGCAGAGGTGATCACCTATGACACCGATGAAAGTTTCGAAGACGTCGTCTTCGGCCTGGAAAGCGCGATCACGAACGAAGGGCTTGTGATCGACGCCGTTTCCCACACCGGCGACATGCTGGAGCGCACCCGCGCCGATGTTGGATCCGACACGGTCCTGTTCGAGGAGGCCCAGATCTTCAGCTTTTGCTCGGCGGCATTGTCGCGCAAGGTCATGGAAGCCGACCCGATGAATATCATCTACTGCCCGTACGACATTTTCGTTTTCGTGCGCCCGGACACACCGGATGTCACCACCATCGGGTTCCGGACCTTCCCGGCGGGACCGATGGAGGAAATCCAGGCCTTGCTGGACCGCATCGCGAAATCGGCCATCGGCCTGGACTAG
- a CDS encoding DNA polymerase IV translates to MPALCRDCLSQFDTVPTPPGRCPACGRRRVLAHDELWNLSIAHMDCDAFYASVEKRDNPDLADKPVIIGGGRRGVVSTACYIARIRGVRSAMPMFKALSLCPDAVVLKPRMQVYAEVSRQIREMMEALTPAIEPLSLDEAFLDLSGTARLHNAPPAVMLARLVRRMKAELGVTGSIGLSHNKFLAKIASDLDKPQGFAVIGAAETEAFLRPKPVRMIWGVGAATQEALDRAGIRTFDDLLRWDRQDLTARFGSMGDRLWHLARGQDKRRVTRHAPMKSISNETTFHDDTDDPDILDGHLWRMCEKVADRAKAKGLAGRVVTLKLKRADFTLLTRRQLLPDATQMADRLYRVARSLFDQVGDKGPYRLIGAGLGDLVPESQADREGDLLDPQAGARAGAERATDSIRRKFGPNAIMKGRSLR, encoded by the coding sequence ATGCCAGCCCTCTGCCGCGATTGCCTGAGCCAATTCGACACGGTCCCGACACCGCCGGGCCGATGCCCGGCCTGCGGGCGCCGCCGCGTGCTGGCGCATGACGAATTGTGGAACCTGTCCATTGCCCATATGGATTGCGACGCCTTCTACGCCAGTGTCGAGAAACGGGATAACCCGGATCTGGCGGACAAGCCCGTCATCATCGGCGGCGGGCGGCGCGGCGTGGTGTCGACTGCCTGTTATATCGCCAGGATTCGCGGCGTGCGGTCGGCAATGCCCATGTTCAAGGCGCTGAGCCTGTGTCCCGACGCCGTCGTTCTCAAGCCGCGGATGCAGGTCTATGCCGAGGTCTCGCGCCAGATCCGCGAGATGATGGAGGCGCTGACCCCGGCCATCGAACCGCTGTCGCTGGACGAGGCGTTCCTGGATCTCAGCGGCACCGCTCGGCTGCACAACGCACCGCCCGCGGTCATGCTTGCGCGTCTGGTCAGGCGCATGAAAGCGGAATTGGGCGTGACCGGGTCGATCGGGCTCAGCCACAACAAGTTCCTGGCCAAGATCGCCTCGGATCTCGACAAGCCGCAGGGCTTTGCGGTGATCGGCGCCGCCGAGACCGAGGCGTTCTTGCGCCCCAAGCCGGTGCGGATGATCTGGGGGGTCGGGGCGGCAACGCAGGAGGCGCTTGACCGCGCGGGCATCCGGACATTCGACGACCTGTTGCGGTGGGACAGGCAGGACCTGACCGCCCGGTTCGGATCGATGGGCGACCGGCTCTGGCACCTGGCGCGCGGCCAGGACAAGCGACGGGTCACGCGCCACGCGCCGATGAAGTCGATCTCGAACGAGACCACCTTTCACGACGACACCGACGATCCCGACATTCTCGACGGGCATCTTTGGCGGATGTGCGAAAAGGTCGCCGACCGCGCAAAGGCCAAGGGGCTGGCGGGCCGCGTCGTGACACTGAAGCTCAAACGGGCCGATTTCACCCTTCTGACACGACGGCAGTTGTTGCCCGATGCGACGCAGATGGCCGACCGCCTCTATCGTGTCGCGCGCAGCCTTTTCGACCAGGTCGGCGACAAGGGGCCCTATCGCCTGATCGGCGCGGGTCTGGGCGATCTCGTGCCCGAATCCCAGGCCGACCGCGAAGGCGACCTTCTTGACCCACAGGCTGGTGCACGCGCGGGCGCGGAGCGGGCAACCGACAGTATCAGAAGAAAATTCGGGCCTAACGCGATCATGAAGGGGCGCTCCCTGCGATAG
- the msrP gene encoding protein-methionine-sulfoxide reductase catalytic subunit MsrP, with translation MAYRWKNTLTRKDATPEAVFLNRRQILAGLGASGLAMAAGQGRAQEALEPNSWEDITSYCNYYEFGTGKSDPSQNAHLLTTSPWSVTIDGLVDRPGDYAFDEILAAMTVEERIYRFRCVEAWSMVVPWNGFELADLLDLAGVQEGAKYVAFETVLRPEEMPGTRFPVLDWPYVEGLRLDEALHPLTMMATGIYGKPIPNQNGAPLRLVVPWKYGFKSIKSVVRITVTDTEPPTSWNKANAREYGFYSNVNPNVDHPRWSQATERQIGGGLFAQRVPTLMFNGYEDEVASLYDGMDLTEFF, from the coding sequence ATGGCCTACCGCTGGAAGAACACCCTAACCCGAAAGGATGCGACGCCCGAGGCGGTGTTTCTGAACCGCCGTCAGATTCTGGCTGGCCTGGGGGCAAGCGGCCTTGCGATGGCCGCGGGTCAAGGCCGCGCGCAAGAAGCGCTTGAGCCCAACAGCTGGGAGGACATCACCAGCTACTGCAACTACTATGAATTCGGCACCGGCAAGAGCGATCCATCGCAGAACGCGCACCTGCTGACGACGTCGCCCTGGTCGGTGACGATTGACGGCCTGGTGGATCGGCCGGGCGACTATGCCTTTGACGAGATCTTGGCCGCAATGACCGTCGAAGAGCGCATCTACCGCTTCCGCTGCGTCGAGGCCTGGTCGATGGTGGTGCCCTGGAACGGGTTCGAGCTGGCCGACCTTCTTGATCTCGCAGGCGTTCAGGAGGGCGCGAAATATGTCGCCTTCGAAACCGTTCTGCGACCCGAGGAAATGCCAGGGACGCGGTTCCCGGTTTTGGACTGGCCCTATGTCGAAGGGCTTCGCCTGGACGAGGCGCTGCATCCACTGACGATGATGGCCACCGGCATCTACGGAAAACCGATCCCGAACCAGAACGGCGCGCCGCTGCGTCTTGTCGTACCGTGGAAATACGGTTTCAAGTCGATCAAGTCGGTGGTGCGCATCACCGTTACCGACACCGAGCCGCCGACCAGCTGGAACAAGGCCAATGCGCGCGAGTACGGGTTCTACAGCAACGTGAACCCGAACGTGGATCATCCGCGCTGGAGCCAGGCGACCGAACGCCAGATCGGCGGTGGCCTGTTCGCGCAACGGGTGCCGACACTGATGTTCAACGGCTACGAAGACGAAGTCGCGAGTCTTTATGACGGCATGGACCTGACCGAATTCTTCTGA
- a CDS encoding NUDIX domain-containing protein, whose product MPDPRTQFAGAKVMVFLGTDLLVLQRDHSPGIPWPGFLDFPGGARDGDETPEACAIREAEEEVGLLLDARALTLAHLRDVGSGVSWFFATHLPGSARDAVRFGGEGAGWLTMPPGLFIQHPHAIPHFRSILRDYMKKSREDEPPG is encoded by the coding sequence ATGCCCGATCCCCGAACCCAGTTCGCCGGCGCCAAGGTGATGGTGTTTCTCGGAACCGACTTGCTGGTTCTGCAACGTGACCACAGTCCCGGCATTCCGTGGCCCGGATTTCTCGATTTTCCCGGTGGCGCCCGCGACGGCGACGAGACGCCAGAAGCCTGCGCGATCCGCGAGGCGGAAGAGGAAGTGGGGCTGCTGCTGGACGCCCGGGCGTTGACGCTTGCGCATCTACGCGACGTCGGCAGCGGGGTGAGTTGGTTTTTTGCAACGCACCTGCCCGGTTCCGCACGCGATGCCGTCCGCTTTGGCGGTGAAGGAGCGGGGTGGCTGACGATGCCGCCCGGGCTGTTCATCCAGCATCCCCATGCCATTCCGCATTTCCGGTCGATACTGCGCGACTACATGAAAAAAAGCCGGGAGGACGAACCTCCCGGCTAG